In Danio rerio strain Tuebingen ecotype United States chromosome 9, GRCz12tu, whole genome shotgun sequence, the genomic window ACTTAATCACAGTCTGATAACTCCATAAAGTTAACCTCCACTCCACAGCTGCCCTGTCCTGACCTATTCATGCATCTCTAAGGAccgagctgtcccgggagaagcttGCTAATATACAGAATTGGACTCAAGGCCTTCTGGGCGTTCAAAGCATTTGCAGACCTGGACAGATTTGTCCAGCCCATCACCCCCTTGTGCTGGAAAAGGGATTCATTCTCCCTATGAGCTATCAACCAAGGCTGAACCTGGACGGGGGCGTCCCGCGAGTCACTTTTAACACTCAAGGCAGGGATAGTTTGTCCCAATtggaacgtagccaaggcagaacctggacgagggcatcccacgtgacacttttaacacacaagttAGGGCTAATCTGTCCCAAtcggaacgtagccaaggcaggACCTGGACGCAGCAGGCATACAGCGTTGAACTAAGAAGACAGGGCTCATTTTTGTCCCCACTGAATTTACTTTTACCacacagataaaaaataaaaggaataatgaagacactgaacaccatttgaccgttaagttgtacaatatttatttattcagagtCTTCTGTTTGTTCGAGCGGGCGAGCGCCCTGGCTTTTCCCTTTGGCAGGGCGCCATGGCAGCGTCCTCCTGCTGGTTCCCTCCTGGAAAAGAGACACATAAAGGGTAGTTAGCCAATGCCACACGTTCTGCTGTCCACGCCAAAGAGAATGTGATTTTTACCAGGGGAGAGACGGAAGTCTCCGTCCTCTTGCGCCCTTTCCGCGGGGGGCTTTCAGTGCCCGCTGCctccccatcctcctcctcctcctcctcctcctccaccagggccctttcaaagagtctgcggcgctcgcgtgcttggagaggtccgaggtgaagtgcgtagaacttatctgaggttgaagtgtcatggcacatgaattgcgccaccttgcggcgatcctCTGAAGAGTGTGCATTCTTTGCCTGCGTCGGAGAGAGACAGAAGCTTGATTAGGATAGAAGCCGCCGCTGGTAGTTACAGGGGCGTCACAATGCCTACTCACATGAGTCGCGATCGCAGTGCGTACGTCAGTAAAGGTGGGTTTGCCTGGAAGGCCCATACTGAGCCAAGCAGACTGAAAGTACTTGTTCAGGGTCCGACAAGGACTGGCTCtggaagtgaaaaagaaataggTAGCCTGGCTCCCTCCGGGGAGACCAGCCCGCAGCGCCAAAAACCTGCGGAACCAGCTGTATTCCTCCCTGTTTAGGGACAGCTGAGCCGCCCCAAAGgctctgtttgttttgtgagtgGTAATCACTGCCATCAGAGAACAAgcagtgaatgagtgagtgagagagagagcatgcTACTGGTGACCCCCACCTTACTTGCGCCATACTCACGTTAATGACATAAGCAGACTCGTCGGGGCTTCTGGAGGCCTCTTCAACCTCCTGGATTGTGAGATTCTGGAAGACTCCACAGCGGTGCCCAGAGATGGAGGTTAGGTAGCCAGTCAGAAAGCCATAGAAGCGCCACTGTTGCCTAGTGCTTGGGTTGGATTCGAGGCTATCTGGTGAAAGACATTAGACAGATTAGACCACCGACGGTTCTATTTCCTTTCTGGGTCACCAACAGCTCTTGGCTGCTGGTGACTTGTACTCCGGGGCGCCAGCAGCTCAAACAacagctgctggtggcccggagaggaaatgtgcgtttcttcttcaggggcaccagcagttcatggactgctggtgcccctgaagaagaaacgcacaactcctctccgggccaccagcagctgttggttcatccagccacgtcggtctgccccccttcccccccgaatgagtcccattcgcgggggagaggggcagacagacgtggctggatgaaccaagggCTGTTGGTGCCCCGGAAGAACGAACAGGGGGAATCGCTGGAACGGCGGAAGGGCTTGCTTACCTAGCAGGGCGGGAATTTTCCTCCCAGCGGTCCGGTGACAGCGCACCAGACTGGCCTTGGGGATCAGTCGGCTTTCCTTCGCCTGCTTGGTCCTTACCTCGTGCACGACGACACGCCGGCGTATGCCGCGGATGAGGGCTCTGACCTCCCTTCGAATCAGAACCAGAGCCGTGCTGGAGAGCTGACAGGCGGCCGGCGGCGTCTCCGAGAGGTAGTCTAGGAACTGAGCCACGTTCTTCAGGTAGTGCTGCCTGGTGGGCTCGGCCATGCGCGTCTGACCTAGCCGGGCGGCCCACGCTCGGATTCGGGCTGGTTGGTTGAGGAAGAGGAAGTCCCCTGGCTCCGCGGTGCCCCTGGCCATGTAACCAAGGAAGGCTTTGATTCTCCCCAGCTTCGAAGTGACGTTGTTCCGCAGGCGGGGGGTGGGCTCGCTGCCCAGTTGGTACCCTTCGAACTCCCCCAAGAGAAGGTCTGTGGAACGAGCACAACCAAGAGTCAACTTCCCCGAAGCCACACACCCAGCAGAGCGACAGTGACGTGCCTGAAATATACTCAACTCAGCGCGGGGACGTGGTCCGGGAACGGGTAGGCAGTGGGCTCCAAAGCCTCCGGAGGCTCGGGGGGCGTCGGACCTCCGGCCGCCCCTCGCCCGGGAGGCGGTGGTGCAGGAGGCGACCTGGTTCTCCTggccctcttcctcctccttctccccccTTCTCCCTTCCTTAGCTCTCGGTAGAGGCGTGTGATTTGGAGCAGGGTGGACCGCATCTTGGTAACCTGTTTCCCCAGGTCCGTGAGCTGAGCCTGTATGCGCTCGGTGGCGCGCCTGCAGCCGCGGTCGGCGCACGGGCGGCCGGCCTCTGGGTCCTCCGAGTCCCGCTCCCCCTCGGAGGACGATGCTAGCTGGGACACGACAGGGATTGCAGGCTGGGTGGACCGCAGCCACTGCAACTCCCGAGCTACTTTCCGGCGTTTCGCCCTCCCCATAGCCTCTTTCCTTCCCGAGGTCGAGAGCTCCGCGTGCTGCCTCAAGTGCCTGTCTAGGCGGGCTGGCGTCCGGCGACATCCCGGGACCGGGCACGGTGTCTTCCGCGTGTCCACGCGGCCGGCGGCCAGCGCGAGAAGCAGCCGCTTCTCGTCCGAGTTGGCCACCTTGTGAACGGCCGTCAGGTGAGGCGCAAGCCGGCTGTACACGTTGAAGCATAGGGCACATTCAGCCATGACCGTGCCAGAGCCAATGCAGAGGGGGAAAGGGGCCCGCACGCCACGTGCGGCGGTTAATAAGCGGCCGGAGGCGGCGTCCACTTCCGCGTCATGACGTTGGTGGACCCGTATTTCTTAAAGGGGAAGGACACCCCCCCGCACCAGGAGGTGTAAGCCGATGCCCTACGGAGATCCATTCGGTTCAAGCCTTCTCTTGTTACGACTTCTCAAGTAGGGGGGAGAGGggtgtccacctcactcccttcccCCCTTTTCAAAGGAACCAGAGGGGGTGTCCCGTTAAACAATTCACCCCACCGCCCCTTCATCGTTGCCCCGGTCAGCGGTTCGACACCTCTCTCTCTTGTCACGACTCGAGTTGGGGAAGGGGTGTCCCACCTCACTCCCTATCC contains:
- the LOC137496411 gene encoding uncharacterized protein, translating into MAECALCFNVYSRLAPHLTAVHKVANSDEKRLLLALAAGRVDTRKTPCPVPGCRRTPARLDRHLRQHAELSTSGRKEAMGRAKRRKVARELQWLRSTQPAIPVVSQLASSSEGERDSEDPEAGRPCADRGCRRATERIQAQLTDLGKQVTKMRSTLLQITRLYRELRKGEGGRRRRKRARRTRSPPAPPPPGRGAAGGPTPPEPPEALEPTAYPFPDHVPALNLLLGEFEGYQLGSEPTPRLRNNVTSKLGRIKAFLGYMARGTAEPGDFLFLNQPARIRAWAARLGQTRMAEPTRQHYLKNVAQFLDYLSETPPAACQLSSTALVLIRREVRALIRGIRRRVVVHEVRTKQAKESRLIPKASLVRCHRTAGRKIPALLDSLESNPSTRQQWRFYGFLTGYLTSISGHRCGVFQNLTIQEVEEASRSPDESAYVINVSMAQVRWGSPVACSLSHSLIHCLFSDGSDYHSQNKQSLWGGSAVPKQGGIQLVPQPVLVGP